The Stenotrophomonas maltophilia genome includes a region encoding these proteins:
- a CDS encoding GGDEF domain-containing protein gives MPPELTAALALCRNLPSPPGIALRIIELAQDPEADIATAADIIAIDMALSARMLRIANSPLYASRRRIENLGQALTMLGLNATISLALGFTVTQGLTGGTGADHDLRQRAWKRSILSALAASQLGQARGLRRLEELMLAGLLQDLGVLCLAQAESERYLPLLREARDNIDLVARERDELGCSHAEVGAWVAEQWGLPRYLVESISHSEDLDAAESPFQACVQLSGAVADIWLDDDADAARERALQQVHDRLELDSARFDQVLTRISEALPDIASLFEAGLNSPSRVRELIDHAQELATLRNLRELQDADQARRRADEFEARAKRLADQAHRDALTGVLNRRQLEAVLEQEFLRAGRQGWPLSVAFIDLDDFKKINDAHGHLTGDEVLRAFAGKLQGQLRHSDTVARFGGEEFVALLPNTSETVALDVIRRVLANIVATPMAELEGGPLFVTFSAGVATQGGYERFADVQDLLRAADDVLYRSKNLGRNRVIARSPGALGHDELSATAGAELG, from the coding sequence ATGCCTCCCGAGCTGACAGCTGCCCTGGCGCTCTGCCGCAACCTGCCCTCGCCACCCGGTATTGCCCTGCGCATCATCGAACTGGCACAGGACCCGGAAGCGGATATCGCCACCGCCGCCGACATCATCGCCATCGACATGGCGCTGAGCGCTCGCATGCTGCGCATCGCCAATTCGCCGCTGTACGCCAGCCGCCGCCGGATCGAGAACCTCGGCCAGGCACTGACCATGCTCGGCCTGAATGCCACGATCAGCCTGGCCCTCGGCTTCACCGTCACCCAGGGGCTGACCGGCGGCACCGGCGCCGACCACGACCTGCGCCAACGCGCCTGGAAGCGCAGCATCCTCAGCGCGCTGGCCGCCAGCCAGCTGGGCCAGGCCCGCGGCCTGCGCCGGCTGGAAGAACTGATGCTGGCCGGCCTGCTGCAGGACCTGGGCGTACTGTGCCTGGCCCAGGCCGAATCGGAGCGCTACCTGCCGCTGCTGCGCGAAGCACGCGACAACATCGACCTGGTCGCGCGCGAGCGCGACGAACTGGGCTGCAGCCACGCCGAGGTCGGCGCCTGGGTGGCCGAGCAGTGGGGCCTGCCGCGCTACCTGGTGGAGAGCATCAGCCACAGCGAAGACCTGGACGCCGCGGAATCGCCGTTCCAGGCCTGCGTGCAGCTGTCCGGTGCCGTGGCCGACATCTGGCTGGACGATGACGCCGATGCCGCCCGCGAGCGCGCCCTGCAGCAGGTGCATGACCGCCTTGAACTGGACAGCGCCCGTTTCGACCAGGTCCTGACCCGCATCAGCGAGGCCCTGCCGGACATCGCCAGCCTGTTCGAGGCCGGCCTGAATTCCCCCTCGCGGGTGCGCGAACTGATCGACCACGCGCAGGAGCTGGCCACCCTGCGCAACCTGCGCGAACTGCAGGATGCCGACCAGGCCCGTCGCCGCGCCGACGAATTCGAAGCCCGGGCCAAGCGCCTGGCCGACCAGGCCCATCGAGATGCCCTCACCGGCGTGCTCAACCGGCGCCAGCTGGAAGCCGTGCTGGAGCAGGAATTCCTGCGCGCCGGTCGCCAGGGCTGGCCGCTGTCGGTGGCCTTCATCGACCTGGACGACTTCAAGAAGATCAACGACGCCCATGGCCACCTGACCGGCGACGAGGTGCTGCGGGCCTTTGCCGGCAAACTGCAGGGCCAGCTGCGCCACAGCGACACCGTGGCCCGCTTCGGCGGCGAGGAGTTCGTCGCGCTGCTGCCCAACACCAGCGAAACGGTAGCACTGGACGTGATCCGCCGAGTGCTGGCCAACATCGTTGCCACGCCGATGGCCGAACTGGAAGGCGGCCCGCTGTTCGTCACCTTCTCCGCCGGCGTGGCCACCCAGGGCGGCTACGAACGCTTCGCCGACGTGCAGGACCTGCTGCGCGCCGCCGACGACGTGCTGTACCGCTCCAAGAACCTCGGCCGCAACCGGGTGATCGCGCGCTCCCCCGGCGCCCTCGGCCACGACGAGCTGTCAGCGACCGCGGGCGCCGAGCTGGGCTGA
- the tsf gene encoding translation elongation factor Ts, with product MEITASLVKELRERTGAGMMECKKALTEANGDIDAAAEAMRKSGAAKADKKADRVAAEGRLGLAQDGGKAVLVEVNSETDFVANDDNFKSFVNAVAAAALASGATDVEAVKAAKLADGRTVEEARATAVQTLGENIQIRRMVNVDTTGNIGAYVHTNGKVGVLVDLIGGDVELARGLAMHVAALKPPHNKAADVPADFVEKEKEIELAKMSEKDKAKPADILEKIISGKINKIVSDVTLYGQTYVLGDTTVEQVVKAAGADVAGFKLLIVGEGIEKVVEDYAAEVAKAMQV from the coding sequence GTGGAAATCACTGCTTCCCTGGTCAAGGAACTGCGCGAGCGCACCGGCGCCGGCATGATGGAATGCAAGAAGGCGCTCACCGAAGCCAACGGCGACATCGACGCTGCTGCTGAAGCCATGCGCAAGTCCGGCGCCGCCAAGGCCGACAAGAAGGCTGACCGCGTGGCCGCCGAAGGCCGTCTGGGCCTGGCCCAGGATGGCGGCAAGGCCGTGCTGGTCGAAGTCAACTCGGAAACCGACTTCGTCGCCAACGATGACAACTTCAAGTCCTTCGTCAATGCCGTTGCCGCTGCCGCCCTGGCATCGGGCGCCACCGACGTCGAAGCCGTGAAGGCTGCCAAGCTGGCCGATGGCCGCACCGTTGAAGAAGCCCGCGCCACCGCCGTGCAGACCCTGGGTGAGAACATCCAGATCCGTCGCATGGTGAATGTCGACACCACCGGCAACATCGGTGCGTATGTCCACACCAACGGCAAGGTCGGCGTGCTGGTCGATCTGATCGGCGGCGACGTCGAGCTGGCCCGTGGCCTGGCCATGCACGTGGCTGCGCTGAAGCCGCCGCACAACAAGGCTGCGGACGTTCCGGCCGACTTCGTCGAGAAGGAAAAGGAAATCGAGCTGGCCAAGATGTCCGAAAAGGACAAGGCCAAGCCGGCCGACATCCTGGAAAAGATCATCAGCGGCAAGATCAACAAGATCGTCAGCGACGTGACCCTGTACGGCCAGACCTACGTGCTGGGCGACACCACCGTCGAGCAGGTGGTCAAGGCCGCTGGCGCCGATGTTGCTGGCTTCAAACTGCTGATCGTCGGCGAAGGCATCGAGAAGGTGGTGGAAGACTACGCCGCCGAAGTTGCCAAGGCGATGCAGGTCTGA
- the rpsB gene encoding 30S ribosomal protein S2 translates to MPQVTMRQMLEAGVHFGHQTRYWNPKMAPYIFGARGKIHIINLEKTVPLFNDAMNFISSVAQKRGTVLFLGTKRSARETIKEEAERCGMPFMNQRWLGGTLTNFRTVKQSVARLKELEAGETDGTFEKLVKHEVLGLRRERDKLEASLGGIKDMNRLPDAIFVIDIGHEDIAIKEAKKLGIPVIAVVDTNYNPELVDYAIPGNDDAIRAVQLYARAAADAVLEGKAAAPHAASVREEEFAEAAAEGEEKPARRAPAKKAAKKGDDAQA, encoded by the coding sequence ATGCCCCAGGTCACCATGCGTCAGATGCTGGAAGCCGGCGTCCACTTCGGCCACCAGACCCGCTACTGGAACCCCAAGATGGCTCCGTACATCTTCGGCGCCCGCGGCAAGATCCACATCATCAACCTGGAAAAGACCGTCCCGCTGTTCAACGACGCGATGAACTTCATCTCGTCGGTTGCCCAGAAGCGCGGCACCGTCCTGTTCCTGGGCACCAAGCGCAGCGCCCGCGAAACCATCAAGGAAGAAGCCGAGCGTTGCGGCATGCCGTTCATGAACCAGCGCTGGCTGGGCGGCACCCTGACCAACTTCCGTACCGTCAAGCAGTCGGTTGCCCGCCTGAAGGAACTGGAAGCCGGTGAAACCGACGGCACCTTCGAGAAGCTGGTCAAGCACGAAGTGCTGGGCCTGCGTCGCGAGCGCGACAAGCTGGAAGCCTCGCTGGGCGGCATCAAGGACATGAACCGCCTGCCGGACGCCATCTTCGTGATCGACATCGGCCACGAAGACATCGCGATCAAGGAAGCCAAGAAGCTGGGCATCCCGGTCATCGCCGTGGTCGACACCAACTACAACCCGGAACTGGTGGACTACGCCATCCCGGGCAACGACGACGCCATCCGCGCTGTGCAGCTGTACGCCCGCGCCGCTGCCGACGCCGTGCTGGAAGGCAAGGCTGCTGCTCCGCACGCTGCTTCGGTGCGTGAGGAAGAGTTCGCTGAAGCCGCTGCTGAAGGCGAAGAGAAGCCGGCCCGCCGCGCTCCGGCCAAGAAGGCTGCCAAGAAGGGCGACGACGCCCAGGCCTGA
- a CDS encoding fimbrial biogenesis chaperone: MRALLTLLAMLLALPAAALDLLPTTLQLPAEGGQGELWLFNPGPGRWQGRVQILSWDQQTDADVLRPTDQLLASPTLLDIPPGVRQRIWLLPRQPASAVGEQAYRVVLAPTTPGLQRYSLPLFRGHATPMTQSRLHAGIEPGQSHTFLRLSNTGTLHARLNDLAYITSGGQRTLLLPGLAGYLLAGHERRWALPARADGYAGGHFQARLQDGRVIDLVAPGPAIAASAPSGL, from the coding sequence ATGCGGGCACTTCTGACCCTGCTGGCGATGCTGCTGGCGTTGCCTGCCGCGGCATTGGACCTGTTGCCGACCACACTGCAGCTGCCCGCCGAAGGTGGCCAGGGCGAACTTTGGCTCTTCAACCCTGGCCCCGGCCGCTGGCAGGGCCGGGTACAGATCCTGTCGTGGGACCAGCAGACCGACGCCGACGTGCTGCGTCCCACCGACCAGCTGCTCGCCAGCCCCACCCTGCTCGACATCCCGCCCGGCGTCCGACAGCGCATCTGGCTGCTGCCACGCCAGCCGGCATCCGCTGTCGGCGAACAGGCCTATCGGGTCGTCCTGGCCCCCACTACGCCAGGCCTGCAGCGCTATTCGCTGCCGTTGTTCCGCGGGCACGCCACGCCAATGACCCAATCGCGGCTGCATGCAGGGATCGAACCCGGCCAGTCACATACCTTCCTGCGACTGAGCAACACCGGTACCCTGCACGCACGCCTGAACGATCTCGCCTACATCACCAGCGGCGGTCAGCGCACCCTGCTGCTGCCCGGCCTGGCCGGGTATCTGCTGGCCGGCCATGAGCGCCGCTGGGCCCTGCCCGCCCGCGCTGATGGCTACGCCGGCGGTCATTTCCAGGCCCGGCTGCAGGATGGCCGCGTGATCGATCTGGTCGCTCCAGGCCCGGCAATTGCAGCCAGCGCACCGAGCGGGCTATAA
- a CDS encoding Csu type fimbrial protein, with protein MRTLLLGLLLVAGLLAAAPARAVAVCAAVADPTLPFGNVNSNAPGATTGTLNITVTCTTAALSVLATTGVRVCVGIGAGSGGGSSSSWRTMKTSTSDSMNFQLYNTSNFSQVTGLTPRGSPPAQELTLTYNVPLTGGSGTQTTQLSAQIPANQILASGAYSSTFNGANVVLTWAWNEVLLGNATVPANCNGGATGTNSISNAFSFTATANVLPQCGSYVTTNMDFGNVTGGIPANIDRTATLTLTCLKNTAYQVSLNNGQNNPSVTSTRRMATTIGGSTYYLTYELYRNAARSLRWGNTLNVDTVGGTGSGSAQQLTIYGRVPPVTGQPPAGIYNDVVQVTITY; from the coding sequence ATGAGGACGTTGCTGCTCGGCCTGCTGCTGGTCGCCGGCCTGCTGGCGGCGGCACCCGCCCGGGCCGTCGCGGTGTGCGCCGCCGTCGCCGACCCGACGCTGCCGTTCGGCAACGTCAACAGCAATGCCCCCGGTGCAACCACCGGCACGCTCAACATCACCGTGACCTGCACCACTGCCGCGCTGAGCGTGCTGGCCACTACCGGCGTGCGGGTCTGCGTGGGCATCGGCGCCGGCAGCGGCGGCGGCAGCAGCTCCAGCTGGCGGACGATGAAGACCAGCACCAGCGACAGCATGAACTTCCAGCTCTACAACACCTCCAACTTCAGCCAGGTGACCGGGTTGACCCCGCGCGGCTCGCCGCCGGCGCAGGAGCTGACCCTGACCTACAACGTGCCCCTGACCGGCGGCAGCGGCACGCAGACCACGCAGCTGTCCGCACAGATCCCCGCCAATCAGATCCTGGCGTCAGGCGCCTACAGCAGCACCTTCAACGGCGCCAACGTGGTGCTGACCTGGGCCTGGAACGAGGTCCTGCTCGGCAATGCCACGGTGCCCGCCAACTGCAACGGCGGCGCCACCGGCACCAACAGCATCAGCAACGCCTTCAGCTTCACCGCCACCGCCAACGTGTTGCCGCAGTGCGGCAGCTACGTCACCACCAACATGGACTTCGGCAACGTCACCGGCGGCATTCCCGCCAACATCGACCGGACCGCCACCCTGACCCTGACCTGCCTGAAGAACACGGCCTACCAGGTCAGCCTCAACAACGGCCAGAACAACCCCTCTGTCACCAGCACGCGGCGCATGGCCACCACCATCGGCGGCAGCACCTACTACCTCACCTACGAGCTGTACCGCAATGCCGCGCGCAGCCTGCGCTGGGGCAACACCCTCAACGTCGATACCGTTGGCGGCACCGGAAGTGGCAGCGCGCAGCAGCTGACCATCTATGGCCGGGTGCCGCCGGTCACCGGCCAGCCCCCGGCCGGCATCTACAACGATGTGGTGCAGGTGACGATCACTTATTGA
- a CDS encoding fimbrial biogenesis chaperone, which yields MEHARMAGPRPWRATGVALLALCLLATAPAGATSLQVAPTSLQLEARQRAGELWLTNSGTSPVRLQVRVFRWVQQDGQEQLLPTDELLATPPMQELGAGQQQLVRVMRPNHEPPAAQQYYRLIVDEVPDLATRANGMQFVLRYSIPVFVQPSGGKLAPRLQASLVRLEDGRNGVEVANTGNAYVQIADLALGSAQRPRIVHPGLLGYVLPGQVMRWPIERTAIDRDNDQITAKLNGESEQTPLSPPPAR from the coding sequence ATGGAGCACGCCCGCATGGCCGGACCCCGCCCGTGGCGCGCCACCGGCGTGGCGCTGCTCGCCCTTTGCCTGCTGGCCACCGCCCCTGCCGGTGCCACCAGCCTGCAGGTCGCCCCCACCAGCCTCCAGCTTGAGGCCCGCCAGCGCGCCGGCGAACTGTGGCTGACCAACAGTGGCACCTCGCCGGTCAGGCTGCAGGTGCGCGTCTTCCGCTGGGTACAGCAGGATGGCCAGGAACAACTGCTGCCCACCGATGAACTGCTGGCCACCCCTCCGATGCAGGAACTGGGCGCTGGCCAGCAGCAGCTGGTACGGGTGATGCGCCCGAACCACGAACCGCCTGCGGCACAGCAGTACTACCGGCTGATCGTCGACGAAGTGCCTGACCTGGCGACCCGTGCCAACGGCATGCAGTTCGTGCTGCGCTATTCGATTCCGGTGTTCGTGCAACCCTCGGGCGGCAAGCTGGCGCCGCGCCTGCAGGCCAGCCTGGTCCGGCTGGAGGACGGACGCAATGGCGTGGAGGTAGCCAACACCGGCAACGCCTATGTACAGATCGCCGACCTGGCGCTGGGCAGCGCCCAGCGTCCGCGCATCGTGCACCCCGGCCTGCTGGGGTATGTACTGCCCGGGCAGGTGATGCGCTGGCCGATCGAGCGCACGGCCATCGACCGCGACAACGACCAGATCACGGCCAAGCTCAATGGCGAGTCGGAACAGACGCCGCTGTCGCCACCACCGGCTCGCTGA
- a CDS encoding Csu type fimbrial protein: protein MRSTFRSPLAWALTGLLLAGPALAADTTTFNVTLVVTKACTITAAAATNVDFGTAASTTATPTLGQGTVTAQCSALTPYTISLNAGANASTANDVATRRMKNTNAAVTANNFVGYQLYQDAAHTLVWGATSGTNTQAGIGTGLAVPYIVYGQILNLSTNNPATGNYLDTVTATITY, encoded by the coding sequence ATGCGATCCACGTTCCGCTCACCGCTCGCCTGGGCCCTGACCGGACTGTTGCTGGCCGGCCCCGCACTGGCGGCCGATACCACGACCTTCAACGTCACCCTGGTGGTCACCAAGGCCTGCACGATCACGGCCGCGGCCGCCACCAACGTTGATTTCGGCACGGCGGCCTCGACCACGGCGACCCCCACCCTGGGCCAGGGCACGGTGACCGCCCAGTGCTCGGCCCTGACCCCGTACACGATTTCGCTGAACGCGGGCGCCAATGCCAGCACCGCCAACGACGTCGCCACCCGCCGGATGAAGAACACCAATGCTGCGGTGACCGCCAACAACTTCGTCGGCTACCAGCTGTACCAGGACGCCGCGCATACCCTGGTCTGGGGCGCCACCTCAGGCACCAACACCCAGGCCGGCATCGGCACCGGCCTGGCCGTGCCCTACATCGTCTACGGCCAGATCCTGAACCTGAGCACCAACAACCCGGCCACCGGCAACTACCTGGATACGGTCACCGCCACGATCACCTATTGA
- the map gene encoding type I methionyl aminopeptidase, whose translation MPRIASWVAFVQIAAGSAIMGAMSVNLKTPQEIEMMRIAGRLASEVLDIVTPHVKPGVTTEELDRICHDHIVNVQGAIPANVGYRGFPKTVCTSVNNVICHGIPSEGKVLKDGDIINIDVTVIKDGWHGDTSRMYFVGTPSVMARRLVETTYEAMWRGIRAVRPGATLGDIGHAIQSYAEGERFSVVREYCGHGIGKVYHDEPQVVHYGRPGQGLVLQPGMTFTIEPMINEGTRYNKVLPDGWTVVTKDRKLSAQWEHMIAVTETGVDVLTLSPGESQVS comes from the coding sequence ATGCCCCGGATCGCCAGTTGGGTGGCGTTCGTTCAGATTGCAGCCGGATCGGCGATAATGGGCGCCATGAGCGTGAATCTGAAAACCCCGCAGGAAATCGAGATGATGCGCATCGCCGGCCGCCTGGCCAGCGAAGTGCTCGACATCGTCACCCCCCACGTCAAGCCCGGTGTCACCACCGAGGAGCTGGACCGCATCTGCCACGACCACATCGTGAACGTGCAGGGCGCGATTCCGGCCAACGTCGGCTACCGCGGCTTCCCGAAGACCGTGTGCACCTCGGTCAACAACGTCATCTGCCACGGCATTCCCAGCGAAGGGAAGGTGCTCAAGGATGGCGACATCATCAATATCGACGTTACCGTCATCAAGGACGGCTGGCACGGCGACACCAGCCGCATGTACTTCGTCGGCACGCCGTCGGTGATGGCCCGCCGCCTGGTGGAAACCACGTACGAAGCGATGTGGCGCGGCATCCGTGCGGTGCGTCCGGGCGCAACCCTGGGCGACATCGGCCATGCCATCCAGAGCTACGCCGAAGGCGAGCGTTTCAGCGTGGTGCGCGAGTACTGCGGCCACGGCATCGGCAAGGTCTACCACGACGAGCCGCAGGTGGTGCATTACGGCCGCCCGGGCCAGGGCCTGGTGCTGCAGCCGGGCATGACCTTCACCATCGAGCCGATGATCAACGAGGGCACCCGCTACAACAAGGTGCTGCCGGATGGCTGGACCGTGGTGACCAAGGACCGCAAGCTGTCGGCGCAGTGGGAGCACATGATCGCGGTCACCGAGACCGGCGTCGACGTGCTGACGCTGTCGCCGGGCGAGTCGCAGGTCTCCTGA
- a CDS encoding [protein-PII] uridylyltransferase, protein MLPASSLLDTPAASLNDPDWAAAARQALQQADARLYRRFDQGDNIERLLALRARAADHLIRLAWQRCLPADSGLSLFAVGGYGRGELFPRSDIDLLVFGDPPAQLAHESALARLFALLWDCGLAVSHAVRSAAQCREAAADQTVLTALIEARPILAEDTARRALREAIDDRELWPARAFFLAKLEELRNRHQRFGDTADNLEPDLKDGPGGLRDLNTLGWMALRAFGVRDLEALVGLGHLGADEAAALKRERAVLARLRFGLHLVARRPEERLRFDYQKTLAARLGFEDDAENLGVEKMMQGFYRAALVVRRISDRLLQRFEEQFDGEAQPEPLTVGFSLRRGYLAANDADWPRGDIGQVFALFSSWANNPQVRGLHSLTARALAESLPLLPAYDQADSDAREQFLALLRGQRPVDTLSRMARLGVLGQWIPAFAQVSGRMQFDLFHVYTVDQHTLMVLRNIGQFASSRADERFSIAHEVWPRLRKPELLLLAGLFHDIAKGRGGDHSELGAVDARAFCQAHALSISDTELVAWLVEQHLRMSVTAQKQDIADPVVIHRFATLVGSRDRLDYLYLLTCADIAGTSPKLWNAWKDRLLADLYFATRRALREGLEHPVPAAERVAEARDSVRALVREQGYDDATIDRQFAVMPDEGFIRLRPEQLAWQAAALVPVKQGQALVKVRRISVDDPALEVFVHSPDRDGLFAAIVMTLDRKGYGIHRARVLDGPADTIFDTFEVNPADSFADGSSANLEAALREALSGDLSRLRPSRRVVPRQLRHFRFAPRIEFRDEPGATRFALVAPDRPGLLADVAFVLRNQGLRVHDARIATFGERAEDTFVISDEHDLPLTEPARQQLHDAMLACLDPDRNAGDPA, encoded by the coding sequence ATGCTGCCGGCGAGTTCGCTGCTGGACACGCCGGCCGCGTCGCTCAACGACCCGGACTGGGCTGCTGCTGCGCGCCAGGCGCTGCAGCAGGCCGACGCGCGCCTGTACCGCCGCTTCGACCAGGGCGACAACATCGAGCGCCTGCTGGCGCTGCGCGCGCGTGCCGCCGATCATCTGATCCGCCTGGCCTGGCAGCGCTGCCTGCCGGCCGACAGCGGCCTGTCGCTGTTCGCAGTGGGGGGGTATGGGCGCGGTGAACTGTTCCCGCGCTCGGACATCGACCTGCTGGTGTTCGGCGACCCGCCGGCACAGCTGGCACACGAATCCGCACTGGCGCGCCTGTTCGCGCTGCTGTGGGATTGCGGGCTGGCGGTCAGCCATGCGGTGCGCAGTGCCGCGCAGTGCCGCGAGGCTGCTGCCGACCAGACCGTGTTGACCGCGCTGATCGAAGCGCGTCCGATCCTGGCCGAGGACACTGCCCGCCGTGCGCTGCGCGAGGCCATCGACGACCGTGAGCTGTGGCCTGCACGTGCCTTCTTCCTGGCCAAGCTGGAAGAGCTGCGCAACCGCCACCAGCGTTTCGGCGACACCGCCGACAACCTGGAACCGGATCTCAAGGATGGCCCCGGCGGCCTGCGCGATCTCAACACGCTGGGCTGGATGGCGCTGCGCGCCTTCGGCGTGCGCGACCTGGAAGCGCTGGTCGGCCTGGGCCACCTGGGTGCCGACGAAGCGGCCGCGCTGAAGCGCGAGCGTGCGGTGCTGGCGCGGTTGCGGTTCGGCCTGCACCTGGTGGCACGCCGCCCGGAAGAGCGCCTGCGCTTCGATTACCAGAAGACCCTGGCCGCGCGCCTGGGCTTCGAAGACGATGCCGAGAATCTCGGTGTCGAAAAGATGATGCAGGGCTTCTACCGCGCCGCGCTGGTGGTACGCCGGATCAGCGACCGCCTGCTGCAGCGCTTCGAGGAACAGTTCGATGGCGAGGCGCAGCCGGAACCGCTGACCGTGGGTTTTTCCCTGCGACGCGGCTACCTGGCGGCCAATGATGCCGATTGGCCGCGTGGCGATATCGGCCAGGTGTTCGCGCTGTTCTCCAGCTGGGCCAACAATCCGCAGGTGCGCGGCCTGCATTCGCTGACCGCGCGCGCGCTGGCCGAATCGCTGCCGCTGCTGCCGGCCTACGACCAGGCCGACTCCGATGCGCGCGAGCAGTTCCTGGCCCTGCTGCGTGGCCAGCGCCCGGTCGATACGCTTTCGCGCATGGCGCGGCTGGGCGTGCTCGGCCAGTGGATTCCGGCATTCGCCCAGGTCAGCGGGCGCATGCAGTTCGACCTGTTCCATGTCTATACGGTGGACCAGCACACGCTGATGGTCCTGCGCAACATCGGCCAGTTCGCCAGCAGCCGTGCCGACGAGCGCTTCTCGATCGCACATGAGGTGTGGCCGCGCCTGCGCAAGCCGGAGCTGTTGCTGCTGGCCGGCCTGTTCCATGACATTGCCAAGGGGCGCGGTGGCGACCACTCCGAACTGGGCGCGGTCGATGCGCGCGCGTTCTGCCAGGCGCATGCCCTGAGCATCTCCGACACCGAACTGGTGGCCTGGCTGGTCGAACAGCATCTGCGCATGTCGGTGACCGCGCAGAAGCAGGACATCGCCGACCCGGTGGTGATCCATCGCTTTGCGACCCTGGTCGGCAGCCGCGACCGCCTCGACTATCTGTACCTGCTGACCTGTGCCGATATCGCCGGCACCAGCCCGAAGCTGTGGAACGCGTGGAAGGACCGCCTGCTGGCCGACCTGTATTTCGCGACCCGGCGCGCGCTGCGTGAAGGCCTTGAGCACCCGGTGCCTGCCGCCGAGCGCGTGGCCGAGGCGCGTGACAGCGTGCGTGCGCTGGTGCGCGAGCAGGGCTACGACGATGCCACCATCGACCGCCAGTTCGCCGTGATGCCCGACGAAGGCTTCATCCGCCTGCGCCCGGAGCAGCTGGCCTGGCAGGCCGCCGCGCTGGTACCGGTGAAACAGGGCCAGGCGCTGGTGAAGGTGCGCCGCATCAGCGTCGACGACCCGGCATTGGAAGTGTTCGTGCATTCGCCGGACCGCGACGGCCTGTTCGCCGCCATCGTGATGACCCTGGACCGCAAGGGCTACGGCATCCATCGCGCGCGCGTGCTGGATGGTCCGGCCGACACCATTTTCGATACCTTCGAAGTGAACCCGGCCGACAGCTTCGCCGATGGCAGCAGCGCCAATCTGGAGGCCGCGCTGCGCGAGGCACTCAGTGGTGACCTGTCGCGCCTGCGCCCGTCGCGTCGGGTGGTGCCACGCCAGCTGCGCCATTTCCGCTTCGCCCCGCGCATCGAGTTCCGCGATGAACCGGGCGCAACCCGTTTTGCCCTGGTCGCACCTGACCGCCCCGGCCTGCTGGCCGACGTGGCGTTCGTGCTGCGCAACCAGGGCCTGCGCGTGCATGATGCGCGCATTGCCACGTTCGGCGAACGCGCCGAAGACACCTTCGTGATCAGTGACGAACACGACCTCCCCCTGACTGAACCTGCCCGGCAGCAGCTGCATGACGCGATGCTGGCCTGCCTGGACCCTGATCGAAACGCCGGAGACCCCGCCTGA
- the dapD gene encoding 2,3,4,5-tetrahydropyridine-2,6-dicarboxylate N-succinyltransferase — MATKPVKKTAATAKSAAAKKIAAVPAAKKAAAPKKAAAVKAPAKKVAAPKKAPAKSAEAARAETIARKSLRKPATPGVEELKFGIESAFERRATLTLHELEGSTRPLVNRVIDGLESGEFRVAEPDGHGGWKVNEWLKKAVLLYFRVNDMAVVDARPAPFWDKVESRFAGYDEAKFRRGGVRVVPGAIARRGTYFGKDVVLMPSFTNIGAYVGEGTMVDTWATVGSCAQIGQHCHLSGGAGIGGVLEPLQASPTIIEDHCFIGARSEVVEGVVVGHHSVIGMGVFLSQSTRIYNRATGEISYGYIPPYSVVVSGSLPSKDGTHSLYCAVIVKQVDARTRSKTSVNDLLRGLAD; from the coding sequence ATGGCCACCAAGCCTGTTAAGAAGACTGCTGCCACCGCCAAGAGCGCAGCGGCCAAGAAGATTGCCGCCGTGCCGGCCGCGAAGAAGGCTGCCGCGCCGAAGAAAGCCGCAGCGGTGAAGGCGCCGGCGAAGAAGGTGGCGGCACCGAAGAAGGCCCCGGCCAAGAGTGCAGAAGCCGCACGCGCCGAAACCATCGCCCGCAAGTCGCTGCGCAAGCCGGCCACGCCGGGCGTGGAAGAACTGAAGTTCGGCATCGAAAGTGCCTTCGAACGCCGCGCCACGCTGACCCTGCACGAACTGGAAGGCTCGACCAGGCCGCTGGTCAACCGTGTGATCGATGGCCTGGAAAGCGGCGAATTCCGCGTTGCCGAACCGGACGGCCATGGTGGCTGGAAGGTCAACGAGTGGTTGAAGAAGGCGGTGCTGCTGTACTTCCGCGTCAACGACATGGCCGTGGTCGATGCGCGCCCGGCGCCGTTCTGGGACAAGGTCGAATCGCGTTTTGCCGGCTATGACGAAGCGAAGTTCCGTCGTGGTGGCGTGCGCGTGGTGCCGGGCGCCATTGCCCGCCGCGGTACGTACTTCGGCAAGGACGTGGTGCTGATGCCGAGCTTCACCAACATCGGCGCCTATGTAGGTGAAGGCACCATGGTCGATACCTGGGCCACCGTGGGTTCCTGCGCCCAGATCGGCCAGCACTGCCACCTGTCCGGCGGCGCCGGCATCGGCGGCGTGCTGGAACCGCTGCAGGCCAGCCCGACCATCATTGAAGACCACTGCTTCATCGGTGCGCGGTCGGAAGTGGTGGAAGGCGTAGTGGTTGGCCACCACAGTGTGATCGGCATGGGCGTGTTCCTCAGCCAGAGCACCCGCATCTACAACCGCGCGACCGGTGAGATCAGCTACGGCTACATCCCGCCGTACAGCGTGGTGGTGTCCGGCTCGCTGCCGAGCAAGGACGGTACGCATTCGCTGTACTGCGCGGTGATCGTCAAGCAGGTTGATGCCAGGACCCGCAGCAAGACCAGCGTCAACGACCTGCTGCGCGGCCTGGCCGACTGA